In one Nocardioides sp. NBC_00368 genomic region, the following are encoded:
- the glnA gene encoding type I glutamate--ammonia ligase, which translates to MGKQQDFVLRALEERDVRFVRLWFTDVLGYLKSVAVAPAELESAFAEGIGFDGSAIEGFARVTEADMLALPDPSTFQILPWRTDGPSTGRMFCDIVMPDGSPSYADPRYVLKRTLSNAAEKGFTFYTHPEIEFYLFKDNPRDGSEPTPVDSSGYFDHTAQSMGADFRREAITMLEAMGISVEYSHHEGGPGQNEIDLRYADALSTADNIMTFRTVIREVALSQGIWASFMPKPFTEHPGSGMHTHLSLFEGDANAFYEPGAEYQLSKTGRSFIGGVLRHAPEITAVTNQWVNSYKRLIGGGEAPAHVAWGHNNRSALVRVPMYKPLKGQSTRIEVRSLDAACNPYLAFAVILAAGMKGIEEGYELPREAEDDVWALTERERKSLGIDPLPENLDEAIGMAEDSELLAETLGEHVFDFFLRNKRAEWAAYREQVTAYERSRMLPVI; encoded by the coding sequence ATGGGCAAGCAACAGGACTTCGTGCTCCGGGCACTCGAAGAGCGAGACGTACGTTTCGTGCGGCTGTGGTTCACCGACGTGCTCGGCTATCTGAAGTCGGTCGCGGTGGCGCCGGCCGAGCTGGAGAGCGCCTTCGCGGAGGGCATCGGCTTCGACGGCAGCGCGATCGAGGGGTTCGCCCGGGTGACCGAGGCCGACATGCTGGCCCTGCCGGATCCGAGCACGTTCCAGATCCTGCCGTGGCGTACGGACGGCCCGTCCACGGGCAGGATGTTCTGCGACATCGTGATGCCCGACGGGTCACCGTCCTACGCGGACCCGCGCTACGTGCTGAAGCGCACCCTGTCCAACGCCGCGGAGAAGGGCTTCACCTTCTACACGCATCCCGAGATCGAGTTCTACCTCTTCAAGGACAACCCGCGCGACGGCAGCGAGCCGACCCCGGTCGACTCCAGCGGCTACTTCGACCACACCGCCCAGTCGATGGGTGCCGACTTCCGGCGTGAGGCGATCACGATGCTCGAAGCCATGGGCATCAGCGTCGAATACAGCCACCACGAGGGCGGTCCGGGCCAGAACGAGATCGACCTGCGCTACGCCGACGCGCTGAGCACGGCCGACAACATCATGACCTTCCGCACGGTCATCCGTGAGGTCGCGCTGAGCCAGGGCATCTGGGCGAGCTTCATGCCGAAGCCGTTCACCGAGCACCCGGGCTCGGGCATGCACACCCACCTCAGCCTGTTCGAGGGCGACGCCAACGCCTTCTACGAGCCGGGGGCCGAATACCAGCTCTCCAAGACGGGCCGCAGCTTCATCGGCGGCGTGCTCCGGCACGCCCCCGAGATCACCGCGGTCACCAACCAGTGGGTCAACTCCTACAAGCGGCTGATCGGCGGGGGAGAGGCGCCGGCTCACGTCGCCTGGGGCCACAACAACCGCTCGGCGCTGGTTCGGGTGCCGATGTACAAGCCGTTGAAGGGGCAGTCGACCCGCATCGAGGTGCGCAGCCTCGACGCCGCCTGCAACCCCTACCTGGCCTTCGCCGTGATCCTGGCGGCGGGCATGAAGGGCATCGAGGAGGGCTACGAGCTGCCGCGTGAGGCCGAGGACGACGTGTGGGCGCTGACCGAGCGCGAGCGCAAGAGTCTCGGCATCGACCCGTTGCCGGAGAACCTCGACGAGGCGATCGGGATGGCGGAGGACTCCGAGCTGCTCGCCGAGACCCTCGGCGAGCACGTCTTCGACTTCTTCCTGCGCAACAAGCGCGCCGAGTGGGCCGCCTACCGCGAGCAGGTGACCGCGTACGAGCGCTCCCGGATGCTCCCCGTCATCTGA
- a CDS encoding type 1 glutamine amidotransferase, protein MLVIQHEETVPPALFGHWLAEAGMCVDVSRAYADPIPPLSSLDASYSGLLVMGGSMDADSDAEHPWLQVTRERIAQAAEAGIPTLGICLGHQLAAMALGGTVERSPFGLTVGVHQVTWEPEVLFDPLMRLLAGDDRAMHWHRDVVGELPEGTVKLASSIDGQVQAARFAPTVWGVQFHPEVDAAAVAVWANESVEELEQIGRSVDDVVATATFAENELIKTWQPLAFGFARLVRERAAAVAPGGTRGGVIPTPRPWSA, encoded by the coding sequence GTGCTTGTGATCCAGCACGAGGAGACAGTTCCGCCGGCGTTGTTCGGTCATTGGCTGGCTGAGGCGGGCATGTGTGTCGACGTCTCGCGGGCGTACGCCGACCCGATCCCGCCGCTCTCGTCGCTGGACGCCTCCTACTCGGGGCTGCTCGTCATGGGCGGCTCGATGGACGCCGACTCCGACGCCGAGCACCCCTGGCTGCAGGTCACCCGCGAGCGGATCGCCCAGGCCGCCGAGGCCGGCATCCCGACGCTCGGGATCTGCCTGGGACACCAGCTCGCGGCGATGGCGCTGGGTGGCACCGTGGAGCGCAGCCCGTTCGGGCTCACCGTGGGCGTCCACCAGGTGACCTGGGAGCCCGAGGTGCTCTTCGACCCGCTGATGCGTCTGCTGGCCGGCGACGACCGCGCCATGCACTGGCACCGCGACGTCGTCGGTGAGCTGCCCGAGGGCACCGTGAAGCTGGCCAGCTCGATCGACGGGCAGGTCCAGGCGGCGCGGTTCGCCCCGACGGTGTGGGGCGTGCAGTTCCACCCCGAGGTCGACGCCGCCGCGGTCGCCGTCTGGGCGAACGAGTCCGTCGAGGAGCTCGAGCAGATCGGGCGCAGCGTCGACGACGTGGTCGCGACCGCCACCTTCGCCGAGAACGAGCTGATCAAGACCTGGCAGCCGCTGGCCTTCGGGTTCGCCCGCCTGGTCCGCGAGCGTGCCGCCGCCGTCGCCCCGGGTGGCACCCGTGGCGGTGTCATCCCGACCCCTAGGCCCTGGAGCGCCTGA
- a CDS encoding bifunctional [glutamine synthetase] adenylyltransferase/[glutamine synthetase]-adenylyl-L-tyrosine phosphorylase: MTLPGKGELLRLGFNDPDTALGDLAALGPGTQELLAILGQAADPDAALTGLVTLTESEGDSFVEELADDEGTAMRLVSVLGASPALADHLARHPAHWRELADPTLGTTRPAAYVFRASLLEAVGAQPGDESPVATVADAEAVDALRVEYRRWLLRLAARDLAHQLPVDDVAAELSDLACATLEAALAVARARVGADAGRVRLAVVAMGKCGGHELNYVSDVDVIFVHEAADGVGDDVSLRVATQLASNLIQVCSAHTGEGTIWPVDAALRPEGKAGALSRTITGHVGYYERWASTWEFQALLKARPAAGDLELGRAYVDAVNPFVWKAADRDGFVSDTQKMRRRVIAHIPSREADRELKLGAGGLRDVEFAVQLLQLVHGRTDTGIRQPTTLSALAALTRAGYVGREDGEAMHEAYAFLRRMEHRLQLHRLRRTHVVPDDEESLRWLARSLGYLRDPVVRLEKEWSHQRIEVRRLHEKLFYRPLLDAVARIPSGQAHLSAKAAEERLTALGYADPKAALRHLEALTTGVSRRAALQRALLPVMLQWLSEGSDPDAGLFGFRRISDALGATPWYLRSLRDEGSVAQYFATILSTSRYTTALLEREPEALRLLGHDLTPLSAEALTDEMVARAARRRTTTSAEEAVRHIRAIRRRELFRISAAELLGEAEIDTVGAALSRLTDATLEASLRTVVAEEVARRELGEAPTRIAIIAMGRYGGFELSYASDADVLFVHQPVEGADQGEATQFALKVIADLRRLLALPGADPPLEIDADLRPEGRQGALVRTLPAYASYYAKWSGIWESQALLRADAVVGDPQVREAFTEMIDPLRYPEGGLSEDEIIEVRRIKGRVDHERLPRGADPNTHLKLGRGGLADIEWTAQLLQMRHAYAVPGLRTPRTVEALQAARDASLIDADDAQTLIEAWRMVSRVRNAVTLARGRPADSLPAGPVEQHAVAAILGYPAGATDELVNDYLRMTRLAHGVVERVFWE; this comes from the coding sequence ATGACGTTGCCAGGCAAGGGCGAGCTGCTCCGGCTCGGGTTCAACGATCCGGACACCGCCCTGGGGGATCTGGCAGCTCTCGGCCCGGGCACCCAGGAGCTGCTGGCGATCCTCGGTCAGGCTGCCGACCCCGACGCCGCGCTCACCGGCCTGGTCACGCTCACCGAGTCCGAGGGGGACAGCTTCGTCGAGGAGCTCGCCGACGACGAGGGCACCGCGATGCGGCTGGTCTCGGTGCTCGGCGCCTCGCCGGCGCTGGCCGATCATCTGGCCCGCCATCCCGCTCACTGGCGGGAGCTGGCCGACCCGACGCTCGGCACGACCAGGCCCGCGGCGTACGTCTTCCGGGCATCGCTGCTCGAGGCGGTCGGTGCGCAGCCGGGTGACGAGAGCCCGGTGGCCACGGTCGCGGACGCGGAGGCGGTCGACGCGCTCCGGGTCGAGTACCGCCGCTGGCTGCTCCGGCTCGCCGCCCGCGACCTGGCCCACCAGCTCCCTGTCGACGATGTCGCCGCCGAGCTCTCCGACCTGGCCTGTGCGACGCTCGAGGCGGCCCTGGCGGTTGCCCGCGCGCGGGTGGGGGCCGATGCCGGCAGGGTCCGCCTGGCGGTCGTCGCGATGGGCAAGTGCGGGGGCCACGAGCTCAACTACGTCTCCGACGTCGACGTGATCTTCGTCCACGAGGCCGCCGACGGTGTCGGCGACGACGTCTCGCTGCGGGTCGCCACCCAGCTGGCCAGCAACCTGATCCAGGTCTGCTCCGCCCACACCGGCGAAGGCACCATCTGGCCGGTCGACGCCGCGCTGCGCCCCGAGGGCAAGGCGGGCGCACTCTCGCGCACGATCACCGGCCACGTCGGCTACTACGAGCGCTGGGCGAGCACCTGGGAGTTCCAGGCGCTCCTCAAGGCCCGTCCGGCCGCCGGCGACCTCGAGCTCGGCCGAGCCTATGTCGACGCCGTCAACCCGTTCGTGTGGAAGGCAGCCGATCGCGACGGCTTCGTCTCCGACACCCAGAAGATGCGGCGCCGGGTCATCGCCCACATCCCGTCCAGGGAGGCCGACCGCGAGCTCAAGCTCGGCGCCGGCGGGCTGCGCGACGTCGAGTTCGCCGTACAGCTGCTGCAGCTCGTCCACGGCCGCACCGACACCGGGATCCGCCAGCCCACCACGCTCTCCGCGCTGGCGGCGCTGACCCGGGCCGGCTACGTCGGTCGCGAGGACGGCGAGGCGATGCACGAGGCCTACGCGTTCCTGCGGCGGATGGAGCACCGGCTCCAGCTCCACCGGCTCCGGCGCACCCACGTCGTTCCCGACGACGAGGAGTCCCTGCGCTGGCTGGCGCGCTCGCTCGGTTACCTGCGCGACCCGGTGGTGCGGCTGGAGAAGGAGTGGAGCCACCAGCGGATCGAGGTACGCCGCCTCCACGAGAAGCTCTTCTACCGCCCGCTCCTCGACGCCGTCGCCCGGATTCCGTCCGGTCAGGCCCATCTGTCCGCGAAGGCCGCCGAGGAGCGGCTGACCGCGCTGGGCTACGCCGACCCGAAGGCCGCGCTGCGGCACCTGGAGGCGCTCACCACGGGCGTCTCGCGGCGTGCCGCGCTGCAGCGTGCGCTGCTGCCGGTGATGCTGCAGTGGCTCTCCGAGGGCTCCGACCCCGACGCCGGGCTCTTCGGGTTCCGCCGGATCTCCGACGCGCTCGGCGCCACGCCCTGGTATCTCCGCTCGCTGCGCGACGAGGGCAGCGTCGCCCAGTACTTCGCCACGATCCTGTCCACCTCGCGCTACACCACCGCGCTGCTCGAGCGGGAGCCCGAGGCGCTGCGCCTGCTCGGCCACGACCTGACCCCGCTGTCCGCGGAGGCGCTGACCGACGAGATGGTCGCCCGCGCCGCGCGCCGGCGCACCACCACCTCCGCCGAGGAGGCCGTACGCCACATCCGGGCCATCCGCCGTCGCGAGCTGTTCCGGATCTCCGCCGCCGAGCTCCTCGGCGAGGCCGAGATCGACACCGTCGGCGCTGCCCTGTCCCGGCTGACCGACGCCACCTTGGAGGCCTCGCTGCGCACGGTCGTGGCCGAGGAGGTCGCCCGCCGCGAGCTGGGGGAGGCGCCCACCCGGATCGCGATCATCGCGATGGGCCGCTACGGCGGCTTCGAGCTCTCCTACGCCTCCGACGCCGACGTGCTCTTCGTCCACCAGCCCGTCGAGGGCGCCGATCAGGGCGAGGCGACCCAGTTCGCGCTCAAGGTCATCGCCGACCTGCGTCGGCTGCTCGCCCTTCCCGGTGCCGACCCGCCCCTGGAGATCGACGCCGACCTGCGCCCCGAGGGGCGGCAGGGTGCGTTGGTGCGGACGCTGCCTGCGTACGCCTCCTACTACGCGAAGTGGTCGGGCATCTGGGAGTCGCAGGCGCTGCTGCGTGCCGACGCGGTCGTCGGCGACCCGCAGGTGCGAGAGGCGTTCACCGAGATGATCGATCCGCTGCGCTACCCCGAGGGCGGTCTGAGCGAGGACGAGATCATCGAGGTGCGCCGGATCAAGGGCCGCGTCGACCACGAGCGGCTGCCGCGCGGGGCCGACCCCAACACCCATCTCAAGCTCGGCCGCGGCGGGCTCGCCGACATCGAGTGGACGGCGCAGCTGCTGCAGATGCGGCATGCGTACGCCGTCCCCGGGCTGCGCACGCCCCGCACGGTCGAGGCGCTGCAGGCCGCCCGTGACGCCTCGCTGATCGACGCCGACGACGCCCAGACCCTCATCGAGGCCTGGCGGATGGTCAGTCGGGTGCGCAACGCGGTCACGCTCGCCCGCGGCCGACCGGCGGACTCGCTGCCCGCCGGGCCCGTGGAGCAGCACGCCGTCGCGGCCATCCTCGGCTATCCGGCCGGTGCCACCGACGAGTTGGTCAACGACTACCTGCGGATGACCCGGCTCGCCCACGGCGTGGTCGAGCGCGTCTTCTGGGAATGA
- a CDS encoding MHYT domain-containing protein, translating into MTTIEEVTIGAFSQPLVGMSFIISVLGSWVGLTCASRALRPGAGSSSWLWLFGAAASIGGGAIWSMHFIGMLAFDSHVAYALDIGTTLISLAVAIIAAMVGMLIATAMRGKMGYIVGGLVTGAGVGAMHYTGMYAMDMSAKMAWKPGVVALSIVIALAASALALFFAFNITTRLMRVGAAFIMGVGVCVMHYTGMLALEIHSSPDDKLGHVSGADPVYLAMPIFAISAGMLIVIGFGTMFAGINDDLDDPWTPDQRRMSDSGAHAMLPQHPGMGQSPFAGQPGQLGQLGHSGQHARFGQQPDPQQPLQPLPTRQPAASGSPQAGHPAGEGIGNMFAQRPQRPTQLRPQNGRWTPRPYAQQPANGNGAPEQQPDFFKPQGGRPDEAGNEPPAQPQQPRPQRTPGWLPPRNNNL; encoded by the coding sequence GTGACAACCATTGAAGAGGTCACCATCGGGGCGTTCAGCCAGCCCCTGGTCGGGATGTCATTCATCATCTCGGTTCTCGGATCATGGGTCGGGCTGACCTGTGCGAGCCGCGCACTCCGGCCGGGCGCGGGCTCGAGCTCCTGGCTCTGGCTCTTCGGCGCGGCGGCCTCGATCGGCGGCGGCGCGATCTGGTCCATGCACTTCATCGGCATGCTGGCCTTCGACAGCCACGTGGCGTACGCCCTCGACATCGGCACCACCCTGATCTCGCTCGCGGTCGCCATCATCGCCGCGATGGTCGGCATGCTCATCGCCACCGCGATGCGAGGCAAGATGGGCTACATCGTCGGTGGCCTGGTGACCGGCGCCGGCGTCGGTGCGATGCACTACACCGGCATGTACGCCATGGACATGAGCGCCAAGATGGCCTGGAAGCCGGGGGTCGTGGCCCTCTCCATCGTCATCGCGCTGGCCGCCTCGGCGCTCGCCCTCTTCTTCGCCTTCAACATCACCACGCGGCTGATGCGCGTGGGCGCGGCCTTCATCATGGGCGTCGGCGTGTGCGTGATGCACTACACCGGCATGCTCGCCCTCGAGATCCACAGCTCCCCCGACGACAAGCTCGGCCACGTCAGCGGCGCCGACCCGGTCTACCTGGCGATGCCGATCTTCGCGATCTCGGCGGGCATGCTGATCGTCATCGGCTTCGGCACCATGTTCGCCGGCATCAACGACGACCTCGACGACCCCTGGACCCCCGACCAGCGCAGGATGTCCGACTCCGGCGCCCACGCCATGCTTCCGCAGCATCCGGGCATGGGGCAGTCGCCCTTCGCCGGTCAGCCCGGTCAGCTCGGTCAGCTCGGTCATTCCGGCCAGCACGCTCGGTTCGGCCAGCAGCCCGACCCGCAGCAGCCGCTGCAGCCGCTCCCGACGCGCCAGCCGGCGGCCTCCGGCAGCCCGCAGGCGGGCCATCCCGCGGGCGAGGGCATCGGCAACATGTTCGCCCAGCGCCCTCAGCGTCCGACCCAGCTGCGGCCGCAGAACGGACGCTGGACGCCGCGGCCGTACGCACAGCAGCCCGCCAACGGCAACGGAGCCCCGGAGCAGCAGCCGGACTTCTTCAAGCCCCAGGGTGGTCGGCCCGACGAGGCCGGCAACGAGCCGCCGGCCCAGCCGCAGCAGCCCCGGCCCCAGCGCACCCCGGGCTGGCTGCCGCCGCGCAACAACAACCTGTAG
- a CDS encoding spermidine synthase — MPGDVYVLELDDMQQSAVDMGDPTRLVFDYMRRVGDVIDRMPPGPVRIVHVGGAAMTLPRYVHATRPRSAQIVLEPSVEIIERVRSEAPLPPRSGIKVRPVDGKAGISGVRDDFADMVILDAFDGGLTPAELTSAAFVEDVRRVLAPSGIFVANLVDRAPFARVRDFVAVAKDLGDVVVGVEPATLKGRRSGNLVIVCGATPESPFGSPAPMEYRIFTGRAVADSFGGGTRR; from the coding sequence ATGCCCGGTGATGTATATGTGCTCGAGCTCGACGACATGCAGCAGTCGGCCGTCGACATGGGGGACCCGACCCGCCTCGTCTTCGACTACATGAGGCGTGTCGGCGATGTTATCGACCGGATGCCGCCAGGGCCAGTGCGGATCGTGCATGTGGGAGGTGCCGCGATGACGCTCCCGCGCTACGTGCACGCCACCCGGCCGCGCTCCGCGCAGATCGTCCTCGAGCCGTCGGTCGAGATCATCGAGCGCGTACGCAGCGAGGCGCCGCTCCCGCCGCGCAGCGGGATCAAGGTGCGTCCCGTCGACGGCAAGGCGGGCATCAGCGGCGTACGCGACGACTTCGCCGACATGGTGATCCTCGACGCCTTCGACGGCGGACTCACCCCTGCGGAGCTCACCTCCGCCGCCTTCGTCGAGGACGTACGCCGCGTGCTCGCGCCGTCCGGAATCTTCGTCGCCAACCTCGTCGACCGGGCGCCGTTCGCCCGGGTGCGTGACTTCGTGGCGGTGGCCAAGGACCTCGGCGACGTGGTCGTCGGCGTCGAGCCGGCGACGCTGAAGGGTCGCCGGTCCGGCAACCTGGTGATCGTGTGCGGCGCGACGCCCGAGTCTCCGTTCGGGTCGCCGGCACCGATGGAGTACCGCATCTTCACCGGCCGAGCCGTCGCCGACTCCTTCGGCGGCGGGACGCGCCGTTAG
- a CDS encoding YbaK/EbsC family protein, which produces MSIELARTHLDRFGRGGDIIESQESKATVELAAVALGVSPAEIAKTISLYTEDRTAAILVVAAGDAKIANAKFKAHFGTKARMLAAEDVEPMTGHAIGGVCPFGNPTSAEVWLDASLKRFDVVYPAAGGANTTIALTLGDLETISEARGWVDVTKLPETD; this is translated from the coding sequence ATGTCGATCGAGCTCGCCCGCACCCATCTGGACCGATTCGGACGTGGTGGGGACATCATCGAGTCGCAGGAGTCGAAGGCGACCGTCGAGCTCGCCGCGGTGGCGCTCGGCGTATCCCCGGCGGAGATCGCCAAGACGATCAGCCTCTACACCGAGGACCGCACCGCGGCGATCCTCGTCGTCGCCGCCGGCGACGCCAAGATCGCCAATGCGAAGTTCAAGGCCCACTTCGGCACCAAGGCGCGGATGCTCGCGGCCGAGGACGTGGAACCGATGACGGGGCATGCGATCGGCGGCGTGTGCCCGTTCGGCAACCCGACGTCGGCCGAGGTCTGGCTCGACGCCTCGCTCAAGCGCTTCGATGTGGTCTACCCCGCCGCGGGCGGCGCCAACACGACCATCGCGCTCACGCTGGGCGATCTGGAGACGATCAGCGAGGCGCGCGGCTGGGTCGACGTCACCAAGCTTCCCGAGACCGACTGA
- a CDS encoding cold-shock protein has translation MTQGTVKWFNGDKGFGFIAQDNGGDDVFVHFSAIQTQGYKTLDENQRVEFDVTQGPKGPQAENVRPV, from the coding sequence ATGACTCAGGGAACCGTGAAGTGGTTCAACGGCGACAAGGGCTTCGGCTTCATCGCCCAGGACAACGGGGGCGACGACGTCTTCGTGCACTTCTCCGCGATCCAGACCCAGGGCTACAAGACCCTGGACGAGAACCAGCGCGTCGAGTTCGACGTCACCCAGGGCCCGAAGGGCCCGCAGGCCGAGAACGTCCGTCCGGTCTGA
- a CDS encoding glycoside hydrolase family 13 protein has product MDQPWWREAVAYQIYPRSFADSNGDGLGDLPGITDHLDYLAALGVDAIWICPFYTSPQNDHGYDVADYCDVDPIFGTLEDADRLIARAHELALKVIVDLVPNHTSSAHPWFVEALGEAPDSPARDRYIFRDGRGEAGEEPPTNWRSVFGGPAWTRVADGQWYLHLFDDDQPDLNWHNPEVVEEFTKILTFWLDRGVDGFRVDIAHGLFKDLRDQVVPEGLALTSDAAVMYQRGVTDAPMWDNPEVHEIYRAWRKLIDSFDGDRMMVAEAWTPGPAELRRYVRADEFNQAFNFSWLQAPWSAEAFTEVIESTLKALGPSRAAPTWVLSNHDVVRHRSRYGDGLQALHRARAATLTMLALPGSAYLYQGEELGLPQVYLPPEYQEDPWSETGEGGRDGCRVPLPWSGFEPPFGFSIVPDEDLPTQPWLPQPAEWVDLTVAAQNGVRDSTLEFYRAALAARRTFALGADEEVEILDAPEGVVSFRRGGVGGTEDTRSDLIVILNCGMEPTPLPEGEIVMYSGDPVVGDLPTDSAVWILAPAVG; this is encoded by the coding sequence GTGGACCAGCCATGGTGGCGCGAAGCAGTCGCGTATCAGATCTACCCGCGTTCTTTCGCGGACTCGAACGGCGACGGCCTCGGGGATCTGCCTGGCATCACCGATCATCTCGACTATCTCGCCGCGCTGGGTGTCGACGCGATCTGGATCTGCCCGTTCTACACCTCGCCGCAGAACGACCATGGCTATGACGTAGCCGACTACTGCGACGTCGACCCCATCTTCGGCACGCTCGAGGACGCGGACCGACTGATCGCGCGGGCGCACGAGCTCGCGCTGAAGGTGATCGTCGACCTGGTGCCCAACCACACGTCCTCGGCGCACCCCTGGTTCGTCGAGGCGCTCGGGGAAGCGCCCGACTCGCCGGCTCGCGACCGCTACATCTTCCGAGACGGCCGCGGCGAGGCGGGCGAGGAGCCTCCCACCAACTGGCGCTCGGTCTTCGGGGGTCCGGCCTGGACCCGGGTCGCGGACGGGCAGTGGTACCTGCACCTCTTCGACGACGACCAGCCCGACCTCAACTGGCACAACCCCGAGGTGGTCGAGGAGTTCACCAAGATCCTCACCTTCTGGCTCGACCGTGGCGTCGACGGCTTCCGGGTCGACATCGCCCACGGGCTCTTCAAGGACCTGCGCGACCAGGTGGTCCCCGAGGGGCTCGCGCTCACCTCCGACGCCGCGGTGATGTACCAGCGCGGGGTCACCGACGCGCCGATGTGGGACAACCCAGAGGTCCACGAGATCTACCGCGCCTGGCGCAAGCTGATCGACTCCTTCGACGGTGACCGGATGATGGTCGCCGAGGCCTGGACGCCGGGCCCGGCCGAGCTGCGGCGCTACGTACGTGCCGACGAGTTCAACCAGGCGTTCAACTTCTCCTGGCTGCAGGCGCCCTGGTCCGCCGAGGCCTTCACCGAGGTCATCGAGTCGACGCTGAAGGCGCTCGGTCCGTCGCGGGCGGCGCCGACCTGGGTCCTCTCCAACCACGACGTCGTCCGCCACCGCTCGCGCTACGGCGACGGCCTGCAGGCGCTCCACCGGGCGAGGGCCGCGACGCTGACGATGCTGGCGCTGCCCGGGTCTGCCTACCTCTACCAGGGCGAGGAGCTGGGTCTGCCCCAGGTCTACCTGCCGCCCGAGTACCAGGAGGACCCCTGGTCGGAGACCGGTGAGGGTGGTCGCGACGGCTGCCGGGTGCCGCTGCCGTGGAGCGGGTTCGAGCCGCCCTTCGGGTTCAGCATCGTGCCCGACGAGGACCTGCCGACGCAGCCGTGGCTTCCGCAGCCCGCCGAGTGGGTGGACCTCACCGTGGCCGCCCAGAACGGCGTCCGCGACTCGACGCTGGAGTTCTACCGGGCGGCGCTGGCGGCGCGGCGTACCTTCGCGCTCGGAGCCGACGAGGAGGTGGAGATCCTCGACGCGCCAGAGGGTGTCGTCTCGTTCCGGCGGGGTGGAGTCGGCGGAACCGAGGACACGCGGAGCGACCTGATCGTCATCCTCAACTGCGGGATGGAGCCGACGCCGCTGCCCGAGGGAGAGATCGTGATGTACAGCGGCGACCCGGTCGTGGGTGACCTGCCCACCGACTCAGCGGTCTGGATCCTTGCACCCGCGGTCGGGTGA
- a CDS encoding ABC transporter substrate-binding protein, translating into MNRSPAPTVRPGLAAALVLALPLALGACGGGDSADDAADGTTEITVGVIPIVDVAPIYLGVEKGFFKEEGLDVTLELAQGGAAIIPAVASSQYQFGFSNTTSLLLAQTQDVPVEVVTAGVNATEDPAADMAGVLVAAESDIESPKDLEGKKVAVNTLKNINTTTTNELVRQDGGDPTTIEYVELAFPEIGPAVEKGDVDAGQVVEPFLTIGTQAGMTDLGSNFVAADPGLAVAEYFTSTAYADSDADTVEAFTAAMNESLDYAQQHPGEVKKILPTYTDIDASVLAELNMPRWTSEIDTESVQKLADLSEADGLFEKDPDIDALLP; encoded by the coding sequence ATGAACCGCTCCCCTGCCCCCACCGTGCGCCCCGGCCTGGCAGCCGCCCTCGTTCTCGCCCTGCCGCTCGCGCTCGGCGCCTGCGGCGGTGGCGACTCCGCCGACGACGCCGCCGACGGCACCACCGAGATCACGGTCGGCGTGATCCCGATCGTCGACGTCGCCCCCATCTATCTGGGGGTGGAGAAGGGCTTCTTCAAGGAGGAGGGCCTCGACGTCACGCTCGAGCTCGCCCAGGGTGGCGCGGCGATCATCCCCGCGGTGGCCAGCAGCCAGTACCAGTTCGGCTTCTCCAACACGACCTCCCTGCTCCTGGCCCAGACCCAGGACGTGCCGGTCGAGGTCGTCACCGCCGGGGTGAACGCGACCGAGGACCCGGCCGCCGACATGGCCGGTGTCCTGGTCGCGGCCGAGAGCGACATCGAGTCGCCCAAGGACCTGGAGGGCAAGAAGGTCGCGGTCAACACCCTCAAGAACATCAACACGACCACCACCAACGAGCTCGTCCGTCAGGACGGCGGCGACCCGACCACGATCGAGTACGTCGAGCTGGCCTTCCCCGAGATCGGCCCGGCCGTCGAGAAGGGTGACGTCGACGCCGGCCAGGTCGTCGAGCCGTTCCTCACCATCGGCACCCAGGCCGGGATGACCGACCTCGGCTCCAACTTCGTCGCCGCCGACCCGGGTCTCGCGGTCGCGGAGTACTTCACCTCGACGGCCTACGCCGACTCCGACGCCGACACCGTGGAGGCCTTCACCGCCGCGATGAACGAGTCGCTCGACTACGCCCAGCAGCACCCGGGCGAGGTCAAGAAGATCCTGCCGACCTACACCGACATCGATGCATCAGTCCTCGCCGAGCTCAACATGCCGCGGTGGACCTCCGAGATCGACACCGAGTCGGTCCAGAAGCTGGCAGACCTCTCCGAGGCCGACGGCCTGTTCGAGAAGGACCCGGACATCGACGCCCTGCTTCCATGA